The DNA window CTTTGCCGtttgtcttttccgttcgcTTTTCTGTTCGTgcttccgttcgtctcttccgttcgcacTAGTCCGTTcatctcttccgttcgcgctatgaatttctcgccatcgtttttagatttgtgtagttttttatgtttttgtgatgatttaaacattttgtaaataaattattgtaaatctataatttttttatttataaaattgttctattatttctcttattcatagatttgtttactgctactgattttgtaaagaacaaattgatttatggtgtatttgtagtgattttataatatatttacgttatagtgtatttttggtgtatttgtTGTGCATTTCTGGTGATTTTCGgaatatctatattttttggtgtatttctgccgttttttttAGTATACTTATgttgtatttgcagtgtttatggtgtatttgcagtgtttattgtgtatttgcagtgtttttatggtataaaccacaaaaacactacaaaaatgtcataaatacactatatatacactatacaTACATTATATCTACACTATTTTTACATCACacatcataaaaacactatatatacactatacactataaaaacacgataaaaaaattacaagaaaaaaatctataattttttttttattaaaaattaaaaagctgTGCAATCGGTcagttcggtcgaccgaaccgaaaacaccgaaaaccgaaattggGTGAAAACCTAAAACCAAAAAAAggtatttgtaaaattaaaaaaaagtattttttgtaaataaaaaaagtcaaaaaaaagtcaaaaactgacatataaaagtataaataagttACCGAAACATGTattgtaaaattttatgaatgaataatgataaattttaggtaaaatatatatttgtagtcttgtattattatatatttttttattaggtccatttaattttgtttgctaaaattgagcttttatatttttaattgtatagATTAGATTCCTtcattatgaaaataaaaagcgTGTACTCTACATGTTAATATATTTGGaacaaaaaaacttatttattttctgcattaattttttattttggcttcccgtatttttattaaaaataaaaccctTTATCAATTTTAGTTGGTCTAACTTGATACCATTAATACTCCTTGTGACTAAAAGACCTattgtctataaaattaaaagtattatgATTGTATATAAATAGAAgtgaactaaaaaaaatataaaaattcaaatatatctttttccgaaattttaattaagaccataaatattaaaatttcaatagaAAATGTCCTTTTTCCAATTTAATATGATCGTttacatttaattaaattctaGAAAACCCATTACCAATTCCATGCGTTTCTTAACAAATTGAGATCTCAACAACCTTGCCATGAATACACCTCGTTATGTCAAATACCAACCCATGTCTACAAATTGTATTGTCACCTGTAATTGAACCATTTATTACAACAAAACAGTGGTAGtgtaaaataaatgaatatgtTATTGAAAACAAGTGATTGGCaccaataaaattaataaaaacaattaagataaatttgatataatatttttgtattttctatataaatatcacatttttaatatccaaaaataatatactaataaataaaatattcgtacagaaaaataaagaatgaaaaataataaaaactagcAAAATTTATAGAAAGaccgattttttttaaaattccttAATGAAATATAATTCACagctttttttataataaattttatattttaagattatctttaatttgataaattttatattcaagtcatgcataacaatttattttcataaatttaaaatttaataaacatttttaaaaaaattcaattgtatTGCGAAAAGagaaataattttgattttactttaatttttaattctttaagaaaaaaattggtTGAGTTTTACTCTTACTATCTCatttataaagttttttttattacttttacaggttttaatataattaaatttttatattttaaatttgttgttttattttaatgattggacataaatttataatagttaatattaagtaaaattttaaagtaaacaataaaaaataaaacacaaaatacaactttttttgtataaagaaacaaaaagtGCTAGTTTCATAAAATTAGTAATCTTTTTGACTAATTTTACAAGAATTAaaaagtttattaatttattaaaaaatttcaacaGTACTCTTCAAATGTTaaaggtgaatttttatgatgcTATTATATTTAATGTCATACAATAAcattatacaaatatttaaatatttttattttgggttaattacatataaaatcaccacctttacacgaattttcaaaaataacacgacctttaaaacgtgtcaattcagggcatcacctttcatttcttttcaaaaacaacatgagcacgttttttgataaaattttgctgacttggacaccagATGGGAGCGACACGTGTCATGCCATgttagcaaaaatgccactaaaaatgtgcctgtgttatttttaaaaagaaatgaaagatggtgccctgaattgccacgttttaaaggtcgtgttattttagcaatttcgtgtaaaggtggtgattttatatgtaattaatccttttatttttgatatcaaatatgataatgttctatttttatgggacatcattttttttaatttttacggaATGAAGAGAGTACTCCATCcagtccataatatttatcgcatttgacTTTCACATAAGAATTAAAAAAGTAATcaatatgtcttaatttatagGCATTTTTACTAAAATATTCCTATCTTGAAACTTGTTAACAtttataatttctatttttatttgtgttgctgtattttttcaataaattatttggggataaaattggaaaaatagcaattaatgcttttttttatatgttaaagggataaatattatgaactaatttttttttccaaatacgataaatattataaaccgaAATGAATATTAATTTATACTCGCTTCGTCCCGTTTAAGGAGGGACGGATGAATTTAgcactaaaattaataaaataagacaataaaaatcacaaactttagcatgttttgcaaatttaatataaatttttaattttagcaaattaatacatcagattttgattttttttgcaattttatcgCCGAGCAATTTTGCATCAGAAAAATGCTGATATGTACGCCGGAACAATGGTTATTCCGGTATACACATCagcattattttctttttttctgaagaaaaattgatcggtgctaaaattgcaaaaaaacaaaattaatgtgttaatttgtcaaattaaaaattcgtgttaaatttgcaaaacacattaaaattaatgattttttacGCTATTAAGCCTTTCTTAAATGGGAGgggatataattttaaatggttGAAACTACTAACTAGAACTCATGTAAATCGATAAAGTAGTTCTAAAAAGAACAAACATTTGTTAGATAATATTTTGCAATTTGGTCCAAAATAAAAGCAATTAGTTTATAATAACCCAAAGAAAAAGTTGCACTTTTGACCATCTTCTTCCTTTTCTACCTACAAAAGCTCACATTCCCTCCTTTCTTGCCTTGAGAAATCctaaaacaaaaccctaataaaaacctaaaaatcccttaatttttttgtgaAGCATTTCACTGTACCTTACCCAACTTACCCACATTTTCTCTTACTATCCTTTTTCTAAAATTCAATaacacaaaattttatttttcccaCTATCACTTATTTAgctttaatttagtttttgatCAAAATCCAATCTTTTTCTTACCCACGTCATGATCATTGATTCTTGTCATTGCccaattcaatttttatcaTCAGGATAATGTATGATTGATAAATTTCACATTTTGATGTACATGTTGAGGGGTATTTTTTGATGAGAAGTTCAATAATTGACCCCCTTGTAAACGGGAGTTGATAGATGGATGGCAGTGGAGAGGCAGTGGATGATCAGGGTTCAGGATGGTTTCAAGTGAAAAAggttttaacttttataatcaAACTCTTTTAAGCATTGGATTATGTTTTGCTGTAATTTTTGTGTTAATGTTgctaataaaaagaaaaaaaaatgaagttaaatATGGGATATTACCAAAtgcaccttttttttttaatcttgtatgatatatttaatttgttaataatAGTGTCAATTTCCAAGTTTTAGGATTTTGTTCTTATAGTCTTGTCAATGGTTTCAAATTGTTTTGATGTACTAGCTAAAAATTgcttattttaattactaaccaAGCAAGTTGGTCCTATATTTGGTccatatgataattaaaatgttCCATTGCATCTCTTTTAACCTTGTGGAGAGGCTGCATACGAGTTTTAATGATTCTCCATGGCCTGCAGAACAAATACATGACTTCATGTTTTTGCTCCAGTtcaaattggtgattttttaatGAAACTATTTCGGTCTGCTGATCGTATTTTAAGTTGTTTGGGTGTTTGTTATGGTGTTGATCTGTGAAGAATCCATGAATCTCAGCTTAGTGACTTTGGTCAGAACTCAGAAGCATGCAGCTTGATTGAGTCTCCATTTTGTGCTCggtttttgatttgtgtttttctttatttttgttattgattTTGCCTCCAGAAGCATAGAAGTGGTGCAAAGTTTTCCATACAAGGTTGGTCTAGGGGACTTTTGGGGAAGAATGGTTCTAATATCACCAGTGAAAAAAATGGGAAAGTTAAGAATAAAACCCAAATTCCAAAGAAAGGAGTAAACTTGTCTGTACACGGCCAAGGCAGTGTTGTTAGCTCTGTTTCATTGGATATTGAAGTTGGAAATGATGCGTCCTGCTCTAATAAATCAGTGATTAAACAAGATACTAAAGACGATGAATCTCCAAAGTTGTCACAATTGTTGGTTGCTAATTCCAGTCCTAGAGCTGGAGATGCTAAAATTCTTTTAGATGTGGTTCCTAAAATTAAATGGGGTGATCTAGAGGATGATGTTTTGATAAGGCATCATGAAAACACTTCACAAGGTGTTGCCAAATGCAGCGGTACTGGAGGTAACTATTTGGTGGCTACGATGCATGATAACAATTGTCATCTGCACACGGATTCTTCTTCTCTTACTGACTTAGAACAAAATAAATTGAGTGCAGAACCTGCAGATGATACATCTCATTATGAAACTATCTCAGTGACTAACAAGGAAGATATGATTGAAGCAACTTGTAAAGAGGGGAGTGGAAGCTCTTCAAATCATACGGAAGTACCAAATTCAAATGGAAAAATTAGTGTTCCAAATGATGTTGGAGACTGCAAGAATGTCGATAATGAATCTTTTAAAACGACAGACAATCACTTGAGTTCTACATGTCGCTCGGGTGAGGCTGAGGTAGTGTTGAAAATTCAGATGCCTGTTGTTCTATCTGAGGTAAATGATTCTGATATTCCAAACGTACCTAATAAGATTAGAAATTCAGCAATGATTTTACAGGAGAGTGAGTCGGAGCTTACAGAAAATGGCGAGCCTGAAATTTCCACGGAGGCTGATATAGTGGTGAAACTTCAGATGCCTGTCATATCTGCAGAAAATGAGTCAAAACCCTCCGAATTACAAATCACAAATGGGAATTGTGGCAGTGTGGTGATTCCCTTGGATAGTGAATCAGTTTGTCTTGAAAATACTGATTCTGAAATCTCCAGCGATGCAGGAACAGTGGTAAAGATTCAGTTACCTGTTATATCTGAGGTAAATGAGCCACAAATCTCTGAAGTTTCTGTCAGAAATAGGAAATCCAGCCCGGCATTAGTTGCCCGGGATAGGAAGTCACTTGCAAGGGAGAAGTATGGATCTGAAATATTAGGACAATCTACCAAAATAGCTCTTGTTGAAGGCTGCAGCAATCCACCTGATACAGCAGTAAATAATGAGCTGTTGAAGGCCCACACTGTAAGCCCCTTCGAAGATGGTGGCACAAATGAAAGCAAAGAAAGGTTTAGGGAACGGCTCTGGTGCTTTCTGTTTGAGAATCTTAACAGGGCTGTTGATGAACTTTACCTCCTTTGCGAGCTAGAATGTGATGTAGACCAAATGAAAGAGGCTATACTTGTTCTTGAGGAGGCAGCATCTGATTTTAAAGATCTGACTACTCGAGTTCAGGAGTTTGAGAATGTGAAAAGATCCTCTTCTCAATCAATTGATGGGATCCGAACTCCTTTGAAGTCTGACCATCGTAGGCCACATGCTCTTTCATGGGAGGTAAATGCTTCTCTGTTTTTCTTAATGCAATAAGTTCACTTTCAAATCTTTTTCTTACTGTTAGTTTCTTTAATAAGAGATGTTACTTGATTGCCTGAAAGAATAAAGGAGTTCTCGACTTCTTCCTATTCTATTCTGTAGTCACCAAAGGAGTTTTTTTGTAGAGTTCCCCTGAAGTATGATAATGCAGTTCTTATActtcttttcatttttaacattaatGCTTTGTCATGTCTGACATGTCCTAGACATTCTAGAACCTGAATACTTAATTATAATATCAAGAAAACATAGATAGAATATACGGAAAGTCGTTTTTTATTTGTGACGATCTTTTCAAATAATGCAGTGCAAAAACACTCTGTTGAAATTGCGCTAAACAAGTGTGAAAATGAAAATCACAATACCAGGAATATATACGTAAGGTTCAGTGGTATCTAATTATATAtctttttattatcttttcctGTCTTCTAGTGTTCTCTTGTTCCCAAAGTTctaaatttttagtataatgctTATGGTCAGACATATCCTTATCTTTCTTTGTTTGCAACTATAAATCCTCATTGTGCATCAGTTAGAAAGTCTCTTTTTGGGTGATGAATGGAATTTGTCTTTAGAATCCTTTTGGTTTGCCATTGTACACATGGGAAAATCAacataaacaatttttttgacAAAGACTCAGTGTAGAGATTGCTTTGGAAATGTATTTGTCGATTTGTGAAGTCATCTACATGTCTGATGGTTGATTTGTGTTTACAGTGCTTGCCCCCATAGTCATTTAGAGGATAGtaataaagttttgttttttgtttttttttcaacatgtaaatttctttttactttttGCTTGGTAAATTATAACCATCTTTCATTTATTTAGCTTACTTGAAAATTGCTAGTGATTTATTGCTCAGTGCAGGTTCGAAGAATGACTACTTCACCTCATAGAGCTGAGATATTATCTTCATCTTTGGAGGCTTTTAAGAAGATTCAGCAAGAAAGATCTGACATGCTTGCAGCTAACGACGAAAAAGCTTTTTTGGCTGAGCCTTTAAGTCGTCATCATGTGCCTGGTAATAATGTGAGGAAATTAGCAGGGAAAAGTGACGGTAAAGATCCAATTGTGAAATCAAAGAAACAAAATGGATATTCAGATCCTTCTCAAGGTAGCTTGAGTGGTGATAAGCGGTCTGTTGAATCAGGCAGATCCAATAAAGTAAATTCTTCTGTGAACAATCGTGACCATCCTTATAACTCTTCTTCATCTGATATCAACGTATCTTTATTGTCTTCTAGAGACATTTCTGCTCTCTCTGGCGCTGGAAAAAGCAAAAGAGAATCTGAAGCAGAAAAACTGCTTCATAAGAAAGAGAGAATATCGGTAGAAAGTGCTGTTGAGAAAAACCTAAAATTCATGGATCCACTGCAGAAACAGATTCCTATTGCAGAGAAAGATAAGGAAAAGAGATGTTCTACTTCATGGAAATCAATGTATGCATGGAAGGAGAAGAGGAACTGGGAGGACATACTTTCATCACCTTTCCGTGTCTCATCTCGCGCGTCACATTCTCCAGGTTTGAGCAGAAGAAGTGCTGAGCGCACACGCATTTTGCATGATAAACTAATGTCACctgagaaaaagaagaaaactgCTTTGGATCTAAAAAAAGAAGCTGAAGAAAAACATGCACGGGCTACGAGAATCAGAAATGAGTTGGAGAATGAAAGAGTTCAAAAGCTTCAGCGAACTTCTGAAAAATTGAATCGAGTAAATGAATGGCAGGCTGTGCGCACTACGAGGTTACGAGAGGGAATGTATGCACGGCAACAGCGCAGTGAATCCCGACATGAAGCTTTTTTAGCCCAAGTCGTGAGGAGAGCTGGTGATGAAAGCAGTAAAGTTAATGAGGTTCGCTTCATTACTTCTTTGAATGGCGAAAATAAGAAGCTTATGTTGCGTCAGAAACTTCAGGATTCTGAGTTGAGGAGAGCTGAAAAACTTCAAGtgataaaaattaaacagaGAGAAGATATGGCTAGAGAAGAAGCTGTTTTGGAAAGAAGAAAACTCATTGAAGCGGAAAAGTTACAGCGGCTTGCTGAGACGCAGAGGAAAAAGGAAGAGGCTCAAGTCAGGAGAGAAGAAGAACGCAAAGCATCAAGTGCGGCACGTGAAGCAAGAGCCATTGAGCAGCTTCGGCGGCGGGAGGAGCGAGCCAAGGCCCAGCAAGAGGAAGCTGAACTATTGGCTCAAAAACTAGCTGAGAGACTTAGTGAGAGTGAACAGCGTCGCAAGTTTTACTTGGAACAAATACGAGAGAGGGCATCTATGGATTTCAGGGATCAGTCCTCACCTTTAATCCGCCGTTCTATAATCAAGGATTTTCAAGGCCGGTCAACGCCAACTAACAATGGCGAAGGGTACCAAGAAAACAGTGTAGCAGGTACAGGAGGCTCTACTCTTGCCCCAGGAAATGGCACTTTGCAACACTCTCTGAAACGGAGAATTAAGAAGATTCGGCAAAGACTTATGGCTCTAAAGTATGAATATTCTGAGCCTTTAGCTAGCTCTGAGAATGGTGGTATTGGTTATAGAACTGCAGTGGCAACTGCAAGAGCAAAACTGGGAAGGTGGCTTCAAGAACTTCAAAGATTACGACAGGCAAGAAAAGAAGGAGCCGCAAGCATTGGTTTAATAGCAGCGGACATCATCAAGGTACTTGTTATGTTCCTTTACATAGACACTATTAAAAGCaccatataaatattaatatgaaCCATTGTTCCGTTAAATAAATGGTGGACGTTGTTGCAATATTTCGACATGACTATACTATAAAAAATGTTCTTTATTTTATAGTATAGCCATGTTAATAGATACTGTAATAAAGTATTAAAAATGTTCTTTGTTTTGTGGAACAGTTTTTGGAGGGAAAAGACCTTGAGCTGCAGGCTTCTCGACAGGCTGGTTTGCTTGACTTTATTGCTTCTGCACTTCCTGCTTCTCATACATCAAAACCTGAAGCTTGCCAAGTTACAATACACCTTTTAAAGCTTCTGAGAGTAGTACTATCTTTGCCCACAAATCGCAGTTATTTTCTAGCACAAAATCTTTTACCCCCTATCATCCCTATGCTGTCTGCATCCCTTGAGAACTATATAAAAATGGCTGCATCTTTGAATGTTCCTGGGACCTCCAACTTGCCGTCCAGCAAAACATCCGCTGAAAACTTTGAACCAATATCTGATGTGCTGGATAATTTCTTATGGATTGTCGGAACTGTTATGGGTCATAGAAGTTCTGATGAGCGGGAACTTCAAATGCTTGATGGATTGCTGGAGCTATTGACTGCTTACCAGGTTATTCATAGGTTGCGAGATCTTTTTGCACTCTATGATAGGCCTCAGGTGGAAGGATCACCCTTTCCTTCTTCCATTCTTTTAAGTATACATCTTTTGGTGGTTTTAACATACAGACCCAAAACCACCAATTGCATTGATTGGGATTTATCTCCAGCGGGAACAgcatttgaatttgaaaataaaatgtcCAAACCGGCAGATACTGCGCCTGTTGTGCTCGACTCAGCAAATTTGACTTCTGAAGATTCCCGACCTCCATTGTCTGTATTAAATGGTAGTGAACCTGTTACGCCTCCAGATGTATTAGAGGATAGACAGAATGAATCATGTAATTTAAATAGAAGTGacgaattattatttaattgcaAAGATGGTGAAAGGAATCCAACTTGCTGTTCAGAAGAGTTGAATGATTCTAACGTTAGACTGAGAGATGTTCCGGACAGAACTCGAGAAATTCTGGTTGAGGAGAAGGATGATAAACACATGGTCAATGTTATTGTAGATCAGAAGAGTGATAACATGTTGAGTCCGAAACAACCAGTAGCCTTTCTTCTTTCAGCCATTTCTGAAACTGGACTAGTTAGTCTTCCCTCTCTGTTGACATCTGTGCTACTGCAGGCAAACAATAGATTGTCTATTGAGCAGGTAAAATCTCTTTATTCACGTTGATACAAATTTCGCCATGGTCATTTAATTGGTCAGTGTTCTCTATTAGTTTGCGTTTTGTTTTGAACTGTTATTTACGCTGCTATTATGACCGTACTATATGTATTATATGCTTATGTCAGATTACtcaatatttaaattttcagGGTTCTTATATCCTTCCATCTAATTTTGAAGAGGTTGCAACTGGGGTGCTGAAGGTTTTGAACAATTTAGCTCTTTTGGATATTATATTTATGCAGAGAATGCTAGTAAGTGTTATTCATCGATCATATTGGGTTTTGGTTAAAGTGATGGTAGTTTTCTGGCTTAAAAAGATGATAAAAATTCTGTATCCATATTCGAGATTTTTCTCCttgatta is part of the Mercurialis annua linkage group LG3, ddMerAnnu1.2, whole genome shotgun sequence genome and encodes:
- the LOC126675540 gene encoding uncharacterized protein LOC126675540 isoform X3, producing the protein MILQESESELTENGEPEISTEADIVVKLQMPVISAENESKPSELQITNGNCGSVVIPLDSESVCLENTDSEISSDAGTVVKIQLPVISEVNEPQISEVSVRNRKSSPALVARDRKSLAREKYGSEILGQSTKIALVEGCSNPPDTAVNNELLKAHTVSPFEDGGTNESKERFRERLWCFLFENLNRAVDELYLLCELECDVDQMKEAILVLEEAASDFKDLTTRVQEFENVKRSSSQSIDGIRTPLKSDHRRPHALSWEVRRMTTSPHRAEILSSSLEAFKKIQQERSDMLAANDEKAFLAEPLSRHHVPGNNVRKLAGKSDGKDPIVKSKKQNGYSDPSQGSLSGDKRSVESGRSNKVNSSVNNRDHPYNSSSSDINVSLLSSRDISALSGAGKSKRESEAEKLLHKKERISVESAVEKNLKFMDPLQKQIPIAEKDKEKRCSTSWKSMYAWKEKRNWEDILSSPFRVSSRASHSPGLSRRSAERTRILHDKLMSPEKKKKTALDLKKEAEEKHARATRIRNELENERVQKLQRTSEKLNRVNEWQAVRTTRLREGMYARQQRSESRHEAFLAQVVRRAGDESSKVNEVRFITSLNGENKKLMLRQKLQDSELRRAEKLQVIKIKQREDMAREEAVLERRKLIEAEKLQRLAETQRKKEEAQVRREEERKASSAAREARAIEQLRRREERAKAQQEEAELLAQKLAERLSESEQRRKFYLEQIRERASMDFRDQSSPLIRRSIIKDFQGRSTPTNNGEGYQENSVAGTGGSTLAPGNGTLQHSLKRRIKKIRQRLMALKYEYSEPLASSENGGIGYRTAVATARAKLGRWLQELQRLRQARKEGAASIGLIAADIIKFLEGKDLELQASRQAGLLDFIASALPASHTSKPEACQVTIHLLKLLRVVLSLPTNRSYFLAQNLLPPIIPMLSASLENYIKMAASLNVPGTSNLPSSKTSAENFEPISDVLDNFLWIVGTVMGHRSSDERELQMLDGLLELLTAYQVIHRLRDLFALYDRPQVEGSPFPSSILLSIHLLVVLTYRPKTTNCIDWDLSPAGTAFEFENKMSKPADTAPVVLDSANLTSEDSRPPLSVLNGSEPVTPPDVLEDRQNESCNLNRSDELLFNCKDGERNPTCCSEELNDSNVRLRDVPDRTREILVEEKDDKHMVNVIVDQKSDNMLSPKQPVAFLLSAISETGLVSLPSLLTSVLLQANNRLSIEQGSYILPSNFEEVATGVLKVLNNLALLDIIFMQRMLARPDLKMEFFHLMSFLLSHCTSKWKVASDQVGLLLLESLLLLGYFALFHRENQAVLRWGKSPTILHKVCDLPFVFFSDPELMPILSGTLVAACYGCEQNKSVVLQELSMDMLLSLLTSCRNVPLENSLFEDSGENNQQNSEHRKIHGEAALRSGRYTAKSTRVASGKGCALVNGIRGGKTKSQRDCKTTKYNEDSLKHNPVAPEASVMLHCRFPSSFIDRAERFFSAGINGGEV